The Helianthus annuus cultivar XRQ/B chromosome 16, HanXRQr2.0-SUNRISE, whole genome shotgun sequence genome includes a window with the following:
- the LOC110915914 gene encoding uncharacterized protein LOC110915914 — MGSLMAGWGSHVHDLQYERNRSLTKEEIASFWRLKKMEEEELFFLKASHRLSKEDKSEPLSPSLVKEEDSMEPLLKKHGWWISSKWAFLNEPPNMSWKATSNYVAQFHIATKHIDTFDLQPASKGITA, encoded by the exons ATGGGTTCTCTAATGGCAGGTTGGGGATCACATGTTCATGATCTTCAATATG AGAGGAATAGGTCACTAACCAAAGAAGAGATCGCTAGTTTTTGGAGATTGAAGAAGATGGAAGAGGAAGAACTTTTCTTTCTTAAAGCTTCTCATAGACTCTCAAAGGAAGATAAG AGTGAGCCTCTTTCTCCAAGTCTTGTAAAGGAAGAAGATAGTATGGAACCACTTCTAAAGAAACATGGCTG GTGGATTAGTAGCAAGTGGGCTTTTTTGAATGAACCACCAAACATGTCATGGAAAGCAACATCCAATTATGTTGCACAATTTCACATTGCTACTAAACACATTGATACCTTTGATCTCCAGCCAGCTTCTAAAGGCAT tactGCTTAA
- the LOC110915915 gene encoding uncharacterized protein LOC110915915: MCVLLYKLHSLTKFPSFVSLCYQSFLEEMLGRTFVVILFFWAALTVVTPILIRLSASANVLDHNGGIKNEGIVQSSKEVSLLSRRALGSIGRPKKEIHASPSLSPSPSPSPSPSSKLI; the protein is encoded by the exons atgtgtgtgttgttGTATAAATTACATTCTCTGACAAAGTTTCcaagctttgtgagtttgtgctACCAATCATTTCTTGAAGAAATGCTGGGGAGAACCTTTGTCGTGATACTGTTCTTCTGGGCGGCTCTCACTGTCGTCACACCTATCCTCATTCGGTTGTCTGCATCTGCAAACGTCTTGGATCACAATG GTGGGATAAAGAACGAGGGCATTGTCCAAAGTAGCAAAGAGGTCAGTTTATTGTCTAGACGAGCTCTTGGATCTATCGGACGCCCCAAGAAAGAAATACACGCGTCACCATCATTATCACCTTCACCATCTCCATCTCCATCACCATCATCAAAACTTATCTGA
- the LOC110915913 gene encoding protein RER1B, whose translation MEGLGGDAASPMASLAKWKTEFSRAFQFYLDKSTPLLVHRWIGTLAVAAIYVLRVYYLAGFYVISYGLGIYILNLLIGFLSPKVDPELEALDGASLPTKESDEFRPFIRRLPEFKFWYAITKAFIVAFLMTFFSLFDVPVFWPILLCYWIVLFALTMKRQIMHMIKYKYVPFSFGKQKYGGRKTPAAGGSPNHRG comes from the exons ATGGAAGGATTAGGGGGTGATGCTGCGTCCCCAATGGCATCACTAGCCAAGTGGAAGACTGAATTCTCAAGGGCATTTCAGTTTTATCTAGATAAATCGACACCGCTTCTTGTTCATAGGTGGATCGGGACGCTTGCTGTTGCGGCGATTTACGTGTTGCGGGTGTATTATCTTGCAGGATTTTACGTCATCTCTTATGGTCTCGGGATTTACATCTTGAATTTGCTGATTGGATTTCTCTCTCCAAAAGTTGATCCTGAGTTGGAAGCTTTGGATGGGGCTTCACTTCCTACAAAAGAATCTGACGAGTTTAGGCCTTTCATTCGCCGCCTTCCGGAGTTTAAGTTTTG GTATGCCATCACAAAGGCTTTTATCGTAGCCTTCTTGATGACATTCTTTTCTCTATTCGATGTCCCCGTTTTCTGGCCAATACTGCTCTGCTATTGGATTGTTCTTTTCGCTCTCACCATGAAGCGCCAAATCATGCACATGATTAAATACAAATACGTCCCATTTAGCTTCGGAAAGCAG AAATACGGCGGAAGGAAGACACCTGCAGCTGGCGGTTCACCAAATCACCGAGGTTGA